In Escherichia ruysiae, a genomic segment contains:
- the tkt gene encoding transketolase, translated as MSRKDLANAIRALSMDAVQKANSGHPGAPMGMADIAEVLWNDFLKHNPTDPTWYDRDRFILSNGHASMLLYSLLHLTGYDLPLEELKNFRQLHSKTPGHPELGYTPGVETTTGPLGQGLANAVGLAIAERTLAAQFNQPDHEIVDHFTYVFMGDGCLMEGISHEVCSLAGTLGLGKLIGFYDHNGISIDGETEGWFTDDTAKRFEAYHWHVVHEIDGHDPQAVKEAILEAQSVKDKPSLIICRTVIGFGSPNKAGKEEAHGAPLGEEEVALARQKLGWHHPPFEIPKEIYHAWDAREKGEKAQQSWNEKFAAYKKAHPQLAEEFTRRMSGGLPKDWEKTTQKYINELQANPAKIATRKASQNTLNAYGPMLPELLGGSADLAPSNLTIWKGSVSLKEDLAGNYIHYGVREFGMTAIANGIAHHGGFVPYTATFLMFVEYARNAARMAALMKARQIMVYTHDSIGLGEDGPTHQAVEQLASLRLTPNFSTWRPCDQVEAAVGWKLAVERHNGPTALILSRQNLAQVERTPDQVKEIARGGYVLKDSGGKPDIILIATGSEMEITLQAAEKLAGEGRNVRVVSLPSTDIFDAQDEEYRESVLPSNVAARVAVEAGIADYWYKYVGLKGAIVGMTGYGESAPADKLFPFFGFTAENIVAKAHKVLGVKGAGC; from the coding sequence ATGTCCCGAAAAGACCTTGCCAATGCGATTCGCGCGCTCAGTATGGATGCGGTGCAAAAAGCCAATTCTGGTCATCCCGGCGCGCCGATGGGCATGGCCGATATTGCCGAAGTGCTGTGGAACGATTTTCTTAAACATAACCCCACCGATCCAACCTGGTATGATCGCGACCGCTTTATTCTCTCCAACGGTCATGCCTCGATGCTGCTCTACAGTTTGCTGCATCTGACCGGTTACGACCTGCCGCTGGAAGAGCTGAAGAACTTCCGTCAGTTGCATTCGAAAACCCCAGGACACCCTGAGCTTGGCTATACGCCAGGCGTTGAAACCACCACAGGGCCGCTGGGGCAAGGGCTGGCGAACGCGGTTGGACTGGCGATAGCAGAACGTACGCTGGCGGCGCAGTTTAACCAGCCGGATCATGAAATTGTCGATCACTTCACTTATGTGTTTATGGGCGACGGCTGCCTGATGGAAGGTATTTCTCACGAAGTCTGTTCGCTGGCGGGCACGCTGGGGCTAGGCAAGCTGATTGGTTTTTACGATCACAACGGTATTTCCATCGACGGTGAAACCGAAGGCTGGTTTACCGACGATACGGCAAAACGTTTTGAAGCCTATCACTGGCATGTTGTCCATGAAATCGACGGTCACGATCCGCAGGCGGTGAAAGAAGCGATTCTCGAAGCGCAAAGCGTGAAAGATAAGCCGTCGTTGATTATCTGCCGCACGGTGATTGGCTTCGGTTCGCCTAATAAAGCGGGTAAGGAAGAGGCGCACGGCGCACCACTGGGGGAAGAAGAAGTGGCGCTGGCACGGCAAAAACTGGGCTGGCACCATCCGCCATTTGAGATCCCTAAAGAGATTTATCACGCCTGGGATGCCCGCGAAAAAGGCGAAAAAGCGCAGCAGAGCTGGAATGAAAAGTTTGCAGCTTATAAAAAAGCCCATCCGCAACTGGCAGAGGAGTTTACCCGCCGGATGAGCGGAGGTTTGCCGAAGGACTGGGAGAAAACGACGCAGAAATATATCAATGAGTTGCAGGCGAATCCGGCGAAAATCGCTACCCGTAAGGCGTCGCAAAATACGCTTAACGCTTACGGCCCCATGCTGCCGGAACTGCTCGGCGGTTCGGCGGATCTGGCTCCCAGTAACTTAACCATCTGGAAAGGTTCGGTGTCGCTGAAAGAAGATCTGGCAGGGAATTATATTCACTACGGAGTGCGTGAATTTGGTATGACCGCCATCGCCAACGGCATCGCGCACCACGGTGGATTTGTACCGTATACCGCGACGTTCCTGATGTTTGTTGAATACGCCCGCAACGCCGCACGTATGGCGGCGCTGATGAAAGCGCGGCAGATTATGGTTTATACCCATGACTCGATTGGTCTGGGGGAAGATGGTCCGACGCACCAGGCGGTTGAGCAACTGGCCAGTTTGCGCTTAACCCCGAATTTCAGCACCTGGCGACCGTGCGATCAGGTGGAAGCAGCGGTGGGCTGGAAGCTGGCGGTTGAGCGCCACAACGGGCCGACGGCGCTGATCCTCTCAAGGCAGAATCTGGCCCAGGTGGAACGTACGCCGGATCAGGTAAAAGAGATTGCTCGTGGCGGTTATGTGCTGAAAGACAGCGGCGGTAAGCCAGATATTATTTTGATTGCTACCGGTTCAGAGATGGAAATCACCCTGCAAGCGGCGGAGAAATTAGCAGGAGAAGGTCGCAATGTTCGCGTGGTTTCCCTGCCCTCGACCGATATTTTCGACGCCCAGGATGAGGAATATCGGGAGTCGGTGTTGCCTTCTAACGTTGCGGCTCGCGTGGCGGTGGAAGCAGGCATCGCCGATTACTGGTACAAGTATGTTGGTCTGAAAGGGGCAATTGTCGGGATGACAGGTTATGGGGAATCTGCTCCGGCGGATAAGCTGTTCCCGTTCTTTGGCTTTACCGCCGAGAATATTGTGGCAAAAGCGCATAAGGTGCTGGGAGTGAA
- the maeB gene encoding NADP-dependent oxaloacetate-decarboxylating malate dehydrogenase: MDDQLKQSALDFHEFPVPGKIQVSPTKPLATQRDLALAYSPGVAAPCLEIEKDPLKAYKYTARGNLVAVISNGTAVLGLGNIGALAGKPVMEGKGVLFKKFAGIDVFDIEVDELDPDKFIEVVAALEPTFGGINLEDIKAPECFYIEQKLRQRMNIPVFHDDQHGTAIISTAAILNGLRVVEKNISDVRMVVSGAGAAAIACMNLLVALGLQKHNIVVCDSKGVIYQGREPNMAETKAAYAVVDDGKRTLDDVIEGADIFLGCSGPKVLTQEMVKKMARAPMILALANPEPEILPPLAKEVRPDAIICTGRSDYPNQVNNVLCFPFIFRGALDVGATAINEEMKLAAVRAIAELAHAEQSEVVASAYGDQDLSFGPEYIIPKPFDPRLIVKIAPAVAKAAMESGVATRPIADFDVYIDKLTEFVYKTNLFMKPIFSQARKAPKRVVLPEGEEARVLHATQELVTLGLAKPILIGRPNVIEMRIQKLGLQIKAGVDFEIVNNESDPRFKEYWTEYFQIMKRRGVTQEQAQRALISNPTVIGAIMVQRGEADAMICGTVGDYHEHFSVVKNVFGYRDGVHTAGAMNALLLPSGNTFIADTYVNDEPDAEELAEITLMAAETVRRFGIEPRVALLSHSNFGSSNCPSSSKMRKALELVRERAPELMIDGEMHGDAALVEAIRNDRMPDSSLKGSANILVMPNMEAARISYNLLRVSSSEGVTVGPVLMGVAKPVHVLTPIASVRRIVNMVALAVVEAQTQPL; the protein is encoded by the coding sequence ATGGATGACCAGTTAAAACAAAGTGCACTTGATTTCCATGAATTTCCAGTTCCAGGGAAAATCCAGGTTTCTCCCACTAAACCTCTGGCCACGCAGCGCGATCTGGCGCTGGCCTACTCACCTGGCGTCGCCGCGCCTTGTCTTGAAATCGAGAAAGATCCGTTAAAAGCCTACAAATATACTGCGCGCGGTAACCTGGTGGCGGTGATCTCCAACGGTACGGCGGTACTGGGGTTAGGCAACATTGGCGCGCTGGCAGGCAAACCAGTGATGGAAGGCAAGGGCGTTCTGTTTAAGAAATTCGCCGGGATTGATGTGTTTGACATTGAAGTTGATGAACTCGATCCGGACAAATTTATCGAAGTGGTCGCTGCGCTGGAACCGACCTTTGGCGGCATCAACCTCGAAGACATTAAAGCGCCAGAGTGCTTCTATATTGAGCAGAAACTGCGCCAGCGGATGAACATTCCGGTATTCCACGACGACCAGCACGGAACGGCAATCATCAGCACCGCCGCTATCCTTAACGGCTTGCGCGTGGTAGAGAAAAACATCTCCGACGTGCGGATGGTGGTTTCCGGCGCGGGGGCAGCCGCCATCGCCTGTATGAACCTGCTGGTGGCACTGGGGCTGCAAAAACATAACATCGTGGTTTGTGACTCGAAAGGCGTTATCTATCAGGGTCGAGAGCCGAACATGGCGGAAACCAAAGCCGCTTATGCGGTGGTGGATGACGGTAAACGTACTCTCGACGATGTAATTGAAGGCGCGGATATTTTCCTTGGCTGCTCCGGCCCGAAAGTGCTGACCCAGGAAATGGTGAAGAAAATGGCTCGCGCGCCGATGATCCTGGCGCTGGCGAATCCGGAACCGGAAATTCTGCCGCCGCTGGCGAAAGAAGTGCGTCCGGATGCCATCATCTGTACTGGTCGTTCTGACTATCCAAACCAGGTCAACAACGTGCTTTGCTTCCCGTTCATTTTCCGTGGCGCGCTGGACGTTGGTGCAACCGCTATTAATGAAGAGATGAAACTGGCGGCGGTACGTGCGATTGCTGAACTGGCTCATGCGGAACAGAGCGAAGTGGTTGCTTCTGCCTATGGCGATCAGGATCTGAGCTTTGGCCCGGAATACATCATTCCTAAACCGTTCGATCCGCGTCTGATCGTCAAGATCGCGCCAGCGGTGGCAAAAGCGGCAATGGAGTCCGGTGTGGCGACGCGTCCGATTGCTGATTTCGACGTCTACATCGACAAACTGACCGAGTTCGTTTACAAAACCAACCTGTTTATGAAGCCGATCTTCTCTCAGGCTCGCAAAGCGCCGAAGCGCGTTGTTCTGCCGGAAGGGGAAGAGGCGCGCGTTCTGCATGCCACTCAGGAACTGGTAACGCTGGGACTGGCGAAACCGATCCTTATCGGTCGTCCGAACGTGATCGAAATGCGCATTCAGAAACTGGGCTTGCAGATCAAAGCGGGTGTTGATTTTGAGATCGTCAATAACGAATCCGATCCGCGCTTTAAAGAGTACTGGACCGAATACTTCCAGATCATGAAGCGTCGTGGTGTCACCCAGGAGCAGGCGCAGCGTGCGCTGATCAGTAACCCGACAGTGATCGGCGCGATCATGGTTCAGCGTGGCGAAGCCGATGCAATGATTTGCGGTACGGTGGGTGATTACCATGAACACTTTAGCGTGGTAAAAAATGTCTTTGGTTATCGCGATGGCGTTCACACCGCAGGTGCCATGAACGCGCTGCTGCTGCCGAGTGGTAACACCTTTATTGCCGATACATACGTCAATGACGAACCAGACGCAGAAGAGCTGGCGGAGATCACCTTGATGGCGGCAGAAACTGTCCGTCGTTTTGGTATTGAGCCGCGTGTTGCCTTACTCTCGCACTCCAACTTTGGTTCTTCAAATTGCCCGTCGTCCAGCAAAATGCGTAAAGCCCTGGAACTGGTCAGGGAACGTGCGCCAGAACTGATGATTGATGGCGAAATGCACGGTGATGCGGCGCTGGTGGAAGCGATTCGCAACGATCGTATGCCGGACAGCTCTCTGAAAGGTTCCGCTAATATTCTGGTGATGCCGAATATGGAAGCCGCCCGCATTAGTTACAACTTACTACGCGTTTCCAGCTCGGAAGGTGTAACCGTTGGTCCGGTGCTGATGGGCGTGGCGAAACCGGTTCACGTATTAACGCCAATCGCGTCGGTACGTCGTATCGTCAACATGGTGGCGCTGGCCGTGGTTGAAGCGCAAACCCAGCCGCTGTAA
- the eutP gene encoding ethanolamine utilization acetate kinase EutP — MKRIAFVGAVGAGKTTLFNALQGDYTLARKTQAVEFNNKGDIDTPGEYFSHPRWYHALITTLQDVDMLIYVHGANDPESRLPAGLLDIGVTKRQIAVISKTDMPDADVAATRQLLRETGFEEPIFELNSHDPQSVQQLVDYLASLTEQEEAGEKTHHSE, encoded by the coding sequence ATGAAACGAATTGCGTTTGTGGGTGCTGTCGGAGCAGGAAAGACAACGTTATTTAATGCGTTGCAAGGGGATTATACCCTCGCGCGAAAAACGCAGGCTGTGGAATTTAATAATAAGGGTGATATTGATACGCCAGGTGAATATTTTAGCCATCCCCGCTGGTATCACGCCTTAATTACCACGCTACAGGATGTGGACATGCTGATATATGTCCACGGCGCGAATGACCCGGAAAGCCGATTACCTGCCGGGTTGCTGGATATTGGCGTCACTAAACGGCAAATCGCCGTCATCAGTAAAACGGACATGCCGGATGCTGACGTCGCCGCAACGCGACAGTTATTGCGCGAGACTGGCTTTGAAGAGCCGATTTTCGAGCTAAACAGCCACGACCCGCAAAGCGTGCAGCAACTGGTGGATTATCTGGCATCTCTCACCGAACAGGAGGAAGCAGGTGAAAAAACTCATCACAGCGAATGA
- the tal gene encoding transaldolase, giving the protein MNELDGIKQFTTVVADSGDIESIRHYHPQDATTNPSLLLKAAGLSQYEHLIDDAIAWGKKNGQTQEQQVVAACDKLAVNFGTEILKIVPGRVSTEVDARLSFDKEKSIEKARHLVDLYQQQGVEKSRILIKLASTWEGIRAAEELEKEGINCNLTLLFSFAQARACAEAGVFLISPFVGRIYDWYQARKPLDPYVVEEDPGVKSVRNIYDYFKQHRYETIVMGASFRRTEQILALTGCDRLTIAPNLLKELQEKVSPVVRKLIPPSQTFPRPAPMSEAEFRWEHNQDAMAVEKLSEGIRLFAVDQRKLEDLLAAKL; this is encoded by the coding sequence ATGAACGAGTTAGACGGCATCAAACAGTTCACCACTGTCGTGGCAGACAGCGGCGATATTGAGTCCATTCGCCATTATCATCCTCAGGATGCCACCACCAATCCTTCGTTATTACTCAAGGCTGCCGGATTATCACAATATGAGCATTTAATAGACGATGCTATCGCCTGGGGTAAAAAAAATGGTCAAACGCAGGAACAACAAGTGGTAGCTGCCTGCGATAAGCTGGCGGTCAATTTCGGTACAGAAATTCTCAAAATCGTACCCGGTCGTGTATCGACAGAAGTTGACGCACGCCTCTCTTTTGATAAAGAAAAGAGTATTGAGAAAGCGCGTCATCTGGTGGATTTGTACCAGCAGCAGGGCGTTGAGAAATCACGCATTCTGATCAAGCTAGCTTCAACCTGGGAAGGGATCCGCGCGGCAGAAGAGCTGGAAAAAGAAGGCATTAATTGCAATCTGACGCTGCTGTTTTCCTTTGCTCAGGCACGCGCCTGTGCAGAAGCGGGCGTTTTTCTGATTTCGCCATTTGTCGGGCGTATTTATGACTGGTATCAGGCGCGCAAGCCGCTGGATCCGTATGTGGTGGAAGAAGATCCGGGCGTTAAGTCGGTGCGTAATATCTACGACTATTTCAAGCAGCACCGCTATGAAACCATTGTGATGGGCGCAAGTTTCCGCCGTACCGAGCAAATCCTCGCTTTAACCGGTTGCGATCGTCTGACTATCGCGCCGAACTTGCTGAAAGAGTTGCAGGAAAAAGTCTCGCCAGTCGTCCGCAAATTGATCCCGCCTTCTCAGACGTTCCCACGCCCTGCCCCCATGAGCGAAGCGGAGTTCCGTTGGGAGCACAATCAGGATGCGATGGCGGTAGAAAAACTGTCTGAAGGCATCCGCCTGTTCGCCGTCGATCAACGCAAACTGGAAGATCTTCTTGCCGCCAAACTATAA
- the eutS gene encoding ethanolamine utilization microcompartment protein EutS, which yields MDKERIIQEFVPGKQVTLAHLIAHPGEELAKKIGVPDAGAIGIMTLTPGETAMIAGDLALKAADVHIGFLDRFSGALVIYGSVGAVEEALSQTVSGLGRLLNYTLCEMTKS from the coding sequence ATGGATAAAGAACGCATCATTCAGGAATTTGTGCCCGGTAAACAGGTCACGCTGGCGCATTTAATTGCGCATCCCGGTGAGGAACTGGCGAAGAAAATCGGCGTTCCCGATGCTGGCGCAATCGGCATTATGACGCTAACTCCCGGTGAAACAGCGATGATCGCCGGCGATTTAGCACTGAAAGCCGCCGATGTGCATATCGGTTTTCTTGACCGTTTTAGCGGCGCGCTGGTGATTTATGGCTCGGTGGGCGCGGTAGAAGAAGCGTTATCACAAACCGTCAGCGGTTTAGGGCGCTTATTAAATTATACGCTTTGTGAAATGACCAAAAGTTAA